The DNA window GGTTGCCAATACCAACACGCGCTTCGGTATGTTCGCCAAGGCGTACGTCCCGCGGCTGCGCAATAGCCAAGTCTATGGCGAGGTACTGGCCGAAGATTATTTCCTGCCGTTCGGCAAGAGCATCGCCTTAAAGTTCCCGTTCAAGGGACCGTCGTACACTGCCGGAATCTATGTTCCACAGGTCACCCTCGACGGGCGCACCACTGCGCGATTCGAATACGCGCTGACCGACAAAGAGTATTCGATCCACAACGACTCGCTGTACTGGTCCTACGAGAACGCGCTGATGGGCAGTTCGCTCGGGCCGGGCGCATGGCAGGTCAATTTCGAGATCGATCGATGGGTCAATTTTCAGTCGCGCATCGGCGTGGACACTTTCTATACTCGTGGTCAGGCCATCGTAGCGCCGTCGTTCCTACCGCTGGTACGCAACACGGAGACCGGTTACGGCGTCGCGTTTGACTTTCTCCATCTGCCGCTCGAAATCGGGCCGCTCGCAGATTCGCTCGGCGAGATGAAGGCGCGCGCGGGAATCGAATACGTGAGCGATATCAACTACACCAACGCCAACTCTTTCCGCGCTCTTCTCCAGATCAGTTTCGCGTTCACGCCCTCTTGGGGCGGCCTGGTCTGGCGCTAAACGGGAACCGCCGGACTCCGGCAACTTTTATGGATCCTTCAGGCAGCGACGGGCATTCGACTTCGTCGGCGGGCGCAAGCGCTTGCGCTGCCGGCGCTGGCGCGCCCGCTCATCTCACAGAGGCGCAATACGCAACGCTGCAGCTTCTCCATTACATCGATCTGCTGCGTGCGCGATGGATCCTGATTGCAGCCCTCACCATAGGAATCGGCCTCGGCTACGGGTTGTACACAAAATTCCTGACGGTGAAGTGGTATCGCGCGCAGGCCACCGTCACACCAGTGCCGCCCGAAGAGGGCCTTTCGATGGGGACAGGAACGGCAGGTGACATGGTTGATGGATTGGGAGGAGGAATCGCGTCGCTGCTTGGCGGCGGCGGCGCCGACACGGTCACTCTGGCGCAGCGCTATACGGCGATCATGAACAGCTATGCGTTCACGACCGACCTCGTCAGCAAATATCATCTCGAGCACAACATCATCGGCGTTCGAAGCAAGAATGCGCCGACCGTGACGAAGTGGTTGATTCATACAAAGATTGCGGATCGATTCAGCACCGAATACGACTTCAAGAGCGGCAATCTGACCCTGTATTTCCTGGATCCGTCGCCTGCCGAAGCTCAACGCGTGCTCGGATTTTACCTCGACAGCCTGCGCGACAAGCTTCGCAACGAGGAAGTGCAAGCCGGCGCCAGCGCGGCCGCTTCCCTGCAGGATGAGGTCCGGAAAACTTCCGACGCGCTTTTGCAGACTCAACTCTACGAGCTGATGGCGCGGCAGATTCAGCGCGAGAAACTCGCGCAGGTGCAATCCGACTTCGCCTTCAAGGTCGTCGAACCTCCGGTCGTGCCCGACAATTATTTCGCGCCCAAAGCGCGCAACAACGCCGTCCTGGCAGCCTCGATCACCTTCGCGCTCGTTTGCACATGGATTCTCGGGTCGGATTTCATTCGCCGCGCCAAAGCGCAGTTCGAAGGCATGAATCAAGCGCCGGACGAGCCCGCAACGACGCTTGACGACCCCTCGCCACACCCCGACGATAGCGAGACATTGCATCCCCGCTTTGTCCGCAATCTTCGCCCCAAGGCTTGACGCCGCACCGCGCTTCTCCATCCATTCGCCGCTCTGCGGGATTTCCCCCTACTTTAGTTGACAACCGGGCGGACGCATCCAACTCAAATGCCGCTGGCCAGACAGCAAGCCCGCGCGGCCCAGGCGCTGCGCGCATCTGCCAACGCGATTC is part of the Candidatus Binatus sp. genome and encodes:
- a CDS encoding Wzz/FepE/Etk N-terminal domain-containing protein, whose amino-acid sequence is MDPSGSDGHSTSSAGASACAAGAGAPAHLTEAQYATLQLLHYIDLLRARWILIAALTIGIGLGYGLYTKFLTVKWYRAQATVTPVPPEEGLSMGTGTAGDMVDGLGGGIASLLGGGGADTVTLAQRYTAIMNSYAFTTDLVSKYHLEHNIIGVRSKNAPTVTKWLIHTKIADRFSTEYDFKSGNLTLYFLDPSPAEAQRVLGFYLDSLRDKLRNEEVQAGASAAASLQDEVRKTSDALLQTQLYELMARQIQREKLAQVQSDFAFKVVEPPVVPDNYFAPKARNNAVLAASITFALVCTWILGSDFIRRAKAQFEGMNQAPDEPATTLDDPSPHPDDSETLHPRFVRNLRPKA